One genomic segment of Effusibacillus pohliae DSM 22757 includes these proteins:
- a CDS encoding pyridoxal phosphate-dependent aminotransferase, whose product MKVQPADRILRLPEQFFSALVRKANSYLAKGYDVINLGQGNPDLPTPSHIVESLREAALDPATHRYPPFSGLPELKEAIADWYKSEFDVELDPAAEVAILFGGKVGLVEISQCLLNHGDVCLVPDPGYPDYWSGVAMSGAEMVMMPLLRENDFLPDYSLLSQDVLLRAKLMFLNYPNNPTAAVANREFFRETVEFAAKNGIVVAHDFAYGAIGFDGQKPLSFLQIPGAKEVGVEFYTMSKTYNMAGWRVGFALGNRDVISLINLLQDHFYVSLFAAIQRASITALRSSQECVRELVATYQRRRDVLVGGLRELGWDCLTPKGSFFAWIPIPNGMRSVEFADHLLERAHVVVAPGIGFGKCGEGYVRVGLLAPEARLREAVERIGSIRL is encoded by the coding sequence ATGAAAGTGCAACCTGCAGACCGGATCCTGCGGCTGCCCGAGCAGTTTTTCTCGGCGCTGGTCCGGAAAGCGAATTCCTACCTGGCAAAAGGCTATGATGTGATCAATCTGGGGCAGGGAAATCCGGACCTCCCGACGCCTTCGCACATTGTGGAGTCGCTCAGGGAGGCGGCGCTGGATCCGGCGACTCACCGGTATCCTCCTTTTTCCGGGCTGCCGGAACTGAAAGAAGCGATCGCCGACTGGTACAAGTCGGAGTTTGACGTGGAATTGGATCCTGCCGCCGAAGTGGCGATTCTGTTCGGAGGCAAAGTCGGCCTGGTGGAGATCAGTCAGTGCCTGTTGAATCACGGGGATGTGTGTCTGGTGCCTGATCCGGGCTACCCGGACTACTGGTCGGGGGTGGCGATGAGCGGGGCTGAGATGGTGATGATGCCGCTCTTGCGGGAGAACGATTTTTTGCCCGATTACTCGCTGCTTTCGCAGGACGTGCTGCTGCGGGCGAAACTGATGTTTCTCAACTATCCGAACAACCCGACGGCGGCGGTCGCCAATCGCGAGTTTTTCCGGGAGACGGTCGAGTTTGCCGCGAAAAACGGGATCGTCGTGGCGCACGATTTTGCCTACGGAGCGATCGGTTTTGACGGGCAAAAACCGCTGTCCTTTCTGCAAATCCCCGGCGCAAAGGAGGTTGGCGTCGAGTTTTACACGATGTCAAAAACGTACAACATGGCGGGCTGGCGGGTCGGATTTGCGCTTGGCAACCGTGATGTGATCTCGCTGATCAATTTGCTTCAGGATCATTTTTATGTCAGCCTGTTTGCGGCGATCCAACGGGCGTCGATCACCGCGCTGCGCTCTTCGCAGGAATGCGTGCGGGAACTGGTAGCGACTTACCAGCGGCGGCGGGACGTACTCGTCGGCGGGCTGCGGGAACTCGGTTGGGACTGCCTGACGCCCAAAGGTTCGTTTTTTGCCTGGATTCCGATTCCCAACGGCATGCGGTCGGTCGAATTTGCCGATCATCTGCTCGAACGGGCGCATGTGGTGGTGGCGCCGGGCATCGGCTTTGGAAAATGCGGCGAGGGGTATGTACGGGTCGGGCTGCTGGCGCCGGAGGCGCGGCTGCGGGAAGCGGTGGAGCGGATCGGGAGCATCCGGCTGTAA
- a CDS encoding S8 family peptidase yields MLAHSGKMDIHLKRSLVQSYRFLRKVPCFLQNWIRPLLERASRVPVIIRLKDELTAMDIGSLQKSRRLSRAKHHPLIRSVSCRVSIANLKRLCEHDKIACIHYDRKVHTLLDVATPSIGSAAAQRSGWTGKGVTVAVVDTGIYPHPDLTQPVNRIIGFQDFVKHRTTPYDDNGHGTHVAGDVAGNGFQSGGTYKGPAPEANLVGVKVLDKMGAGQLSTVISGIEWCIQNRDRYGIRVISMSLGSTAATTWKADPVCQAVEKAWSSGIIVVVAAGNEGPDSSTISSPGISPSPITVGAADTHRTIPQSDDTVADFSSRGPTIDRLVKPDIVSPGIAITSLRSPGSYLDKIERNARVGSWYFTLSGTSMATPIVAGTIAQILQKNPTLTPDQVKSLLKGYAVNLGYDVNIQGSGEVNVQFLIENAGAD; encoded by the coding sequence ATGCTGGCACACAGCGGCAAGATGGACATCCATCTGAAACGGTCGCTCGTCCAGTCCTACCGTTTTTTACGAAAAGTTCCCTGTTTTCTGCAAAATTGGATCCGTCCCCTGTTGGAACGGGCGTCCAGGGTGCCGGTGATCATCCGGTTGAAAGACGAACTGACAGCTATGGACATCGGTTCCTTGCAAAAATCCCGCCGTCTGTCCCGCGCGAAACACCATCCGTTGATCCGTTCCGTTTCCTGCAGAGTGTCGATTGCAAATCTCAAGCGATTGTGTGAACATGACAAAATCGCCTGCATCCACTACGACCGCAAAGTGCACACCTTGCTCGACGTGGCAACCCCGTCGATCGGATCCGCCGCCGCCCAGCGGAGCGGATGGACCGGCAAAGGCGTCACCGTCGCGGTGGTTGACACCGGCATCTACCCGCATCCCGACCTCACACAGCCGGTCAACCGGATCATCGGCTTCCAGGATTTCGTCAAACATCGCACCACCCCTTACGACGACAACGGACACGGCACGCATGTGGCCGGCGATGTGGCGGGCAACGGATTCCAGTCGGGAGGCACATACAAGGGACCTGCCCCGGAGGCCAACCTGGTCGGCGTAAAAGTGCTGGACAAAATGGGCGCCGGCCAACTGTCCACCGTCATCTCCGGAATCGAATGGTGCATCCAGAACCGCGACCGCTATGGCATCCGGGTGATTTCCATGTCGCTTGGCTCCACCGCCGCCACTACCTGGAAAGCCGACCCCGTCTGTCAGGCTGTGGAGAAAGCATGGAGCAGCGGAATCATCGTGGTCGTGGCCGCTGGCAACGAAGGACCCGATTCATCCACGATTTCATCTCCGGGCATCAGTCCTTCCCCCATTACAGTCGGTGCCGCGGACACCCATCGTACAATTCCCCAATCGGATGATACGGTCGCCGATTTTTCGAGTCGCGGACCTACCATAGACCGTCTCGTCAAGCCGGACATTGTATCGCCCGGCATTGCGATCACTTCGCTCCGTTCTCCGGGATCCTATCTGGATAAAATCGAACGAAATGCACGAGTCGGCTCTTGGTATTTCACTCTCTCCGGCACCAGCATGGCGACTCCCATTGTCGCCGGCACCATCGCGCAGATCCTGCAAAAAAACCCGACCCTTACGCCAGATCAGGTGAAATCTCTATTAAAGGGATATGCAGTGAATCTGGGGTATGATGTGAACATTCAGGGAAGCGGCGAAGTGAACGTACAATTTTTAATTGAGAATGCGGGCGCAGATTGA